From one Candidatus Nanoarchaeia archaeon genomic stretch:
- a CDS encoding HDIG domain-containing protein, with product MNEQQAIELLKKYSSDDGAFKKVLAHVQAVKKAALRIADRIPGTDKEFIATASILHDIGRFQFPPGSKNAIQHGIKGAEILRKEGFPKHALVAERHIGVGISRKDIREQNLPLPDKDFLPISKEEKIIAHADNLIFGDKEGTLQMVIDRFRMELGEEYAERVKRLAGEVEGWQRD from the coding sequence ATGAACGAGCAGCAAGCCATAGAACTCCTGAAGAAATATTCCTCAGACGATGGAGCCTTCAAAAAAGTATTGGCTCATGTGCAGGCTGTCAAGAAGGCTGCATTGCGGATTGCAGACAGGATTCCAGGCACTGACAAGGAGTTCATCGCTACCGCTTCCATTCTCCACGACATCGGAAGGTTCCAGTTTCCACCAGGCTCTAAGAATGCGATCCAGCACGGCATAAAAGGAGCTGAAATCCTGAGAAAAGAAGGATTTCCAAAGCATGCCCTGGTGGCAGAGCGCCATATCGGAGTAGGCATAAGCAGGAAAGACATCAGGGAGCAGAATCTTCCTCTCCCTGATAAAGATTTTCTTCCAATAAGCAAAGAAGAAAAGATCATAGCCCATGCAGACAACCTTATTTTTGGGGATAAGGAAGGGACATTGCAGATGGTCATTGATCGGTTTAGAATGGAGCTGGGCGAGGAGTATGCCGAGAGGGTCAAGCGGCTTGCTGGCGAAGTAGAGGGCTGGCAGAGAGACTAG